A genomic stretch from Sceloporus undulatus isolate JIND9_A2432 ecotype Alabama chromosome 5, SceUnd_v1.1, whole genome shotgun sequence includes:
- the KCNJ4 gene encoding inward rectifier potassium channel 4 translates to MLKQVMGSIRINRYSIVSTEEDGHKVSSLGSINGHSRNGKGHAPRRKRRNRFVKKNGQCNVYFANLSNKSQRYMADIFTTCVDTRWRYMLMIFSAAFLVSWLFFGLLFWIIAFFHGDLDTPSADSDPTATKICIKHVNGFLGAFLFSVETQTTIGYGFRYVTEECPLAIMVVVVQSIVGCVIDSFMIGTIMAKMARPKKRAQTLLFSHHAVISLRDGKLCLMWRVGNLRRSHIVEAHVRAQLIKPYMTAEGEYLPVDQRDLNVGYDIGLDRIFLVSPIIIVHEIDEESPLYAMGKEELEREDFEIVVILEGMVEATAMTTQARSSYLASEILWGHRFEPVVFEDKKRYKVDYSRFHKTYEVAGTPCCSARELQESKITILPSPPPPPSTFCYENELALVSQDEEEEDDLDVAVDLGGGTKENAGIISMREFGSHMDLDRLQVSIPLDALSYRRESAI, encoded by the exons ATGTTAAAACAAGTCATGGGCAGCATCCGTATAAACAG GTACAGTATTGTCTCCACTGAAGAAGATGGGCATAAAGTCTCTTCCCTTGGCAGCATTAATGGTCACAGTCGGAATGGGAAAGGTCATGCCCCACGACGGAAACGCCGCAACCGTTTTGTTAAAAAGAATGGCCAGTGCAATGTCTATTTTGCCAACTTAAGCAATAAGTCTCAGCGCTACATGGCTGATATTTTCACAACCTGTGTGGACACACGTTGGCGTTATATGCTTATGATCTTTTCAGCAGCCTTCTTGGTCTCCTGGCTGTTTTTTGGCCTCCTCTTCTGGATCATTGCTTTCTTTCATGGTGACTTAGATACCCCTAGTGCAGATAGTGATCCCACCGCTACAAAAATCTGCATCAAGCATGTCAATGGCTTCTTGGGGGCTTTTCTCTTTTCAGTTGAAACACAGACAACCATTGGCTATGGTTTCCGATATGTGACTGAGGAGTGTCCACTAGCCATCATGGTGGTAGTGGTACAATCCATTGTGGGTTGCGTTATTGACTCTTTCATGATTGGCACCATCATGGCTAAGATGGCCCGACCCAAGAAAAGGGCCCAGACCCTCCTTTTCAGCCATCATGCTGTAATCTCTCTACGAGATGGCAAACTCTGCCTTATGTGGCGAGTAGGAAATTTGCGGCGGAGCCATATTGTGGAAGCTCATGTTCGTGCTCAGCTTATCAAGCCCTACATGACAGCAGAAGGCGAGTATCTTCCAGTGGACCAGCGGGATCTGAATGTGGGCTATGACATAGGCCTGGATCGCATCTTCTTAGTGTCTCCCATTATTATTGTCCATGAGATTGATGAGGAAAGTCCACTTTATGCAATGGGTAAggaagagctggagagagaggacTTTGAGATTGTTGTTATCCTTGAGGGTATGGTGGAAGCTACAGCGATGACTACACAGGCTCGCAGCTCCTACCTGGCCAGTGAGATCCTTTGGGGCCACCGTTTTGAGCCTGTTGTCTTTGAGGATAAGAAGCGCTATAAGGTGGACTATTCCCGCTTCCACAAGACCTATGAAGTGGCTGGAACTCCTTGCTGCTCCGCTCGGGAATTACAGGAGAGTAAGATTACcatcctgccttcccctccaccaccacccagtACCTTCTGCTATGAGAACGAACTAGCTCTTGTCagccaggatgaagaagaggaggatgactTGGATGTAGCGGTAGATTTGGGAGGAGGAACTAAGGAGAATGCAGGAATCATATCCATGAGGGAGTTTGGGAGCCACATGGATCTTGATCGATTACAGGTCTCCATTCCCCTGGATGCACTCTCATACCGTAGGGAATCAGCCATTTAA